Proteins from a single region of Styela clava chromosome 1, kaStyClav1.hap1.2, whole genome shotgun sequence:
- the LOC144422870 gene encoding uncharacterized protein LOC144422870 isoform X1 produces the protein MRASLIFKITLCALAISLSCGLGNQQQVCQRICALFLTPDSPVTSHGNQTTQGRPGKRGAQGFKGDKGDIGPKGTVDYERVDDIIEAKISAATESMNTRIDKMSEMMDQMNRTISMLVKRNSEVCAALFYNGKCFQAILYDEKGVTFLDATNMCESNGWELANIYSENHYNLVIEYLRQKSRDIFIWLGMSHDPNTGNTFLSNGNPAPYTMWHRGYPINLNGQDLIGLVVNMNPKTDRQGLHTADHGWHRLGALCEY, from the exons ATGAGAGCCAGTCTTATATTCAAGATCACGTTATGCGCACTTGCAATCAGTCTATCATGTGGACTCGGCAATCAGCAACAAGTGTGCCAGCGAATATGTGCATTGTTCCTGACGCCAGATAGTCCTGTGACGTCACATGGGAACCAAACTACACAAGGCAGACCCGGTAAACGCGGCGCCCAAGGGTTCAAAGGTGATAAGGGGGATATTGGACCAAAAGGAACCGTTGATTACGAGAGGGTTGATGACATTATTGAAGCAAAAATTTCAGCAG CTACCGAATCTATGAATACCAGAATTGACAAAATGTCGGAAATGATGGATCAAATGAACAGAACTATCAGCATGTTGGTGAAACGAAATTCAG AAGTCTGTGCTGCACTTTTTTACAACGGCAAATGCTTTCAAGCCATCTTATACGACGAAAAAGGCGTAACCTTTTTAGATGCTACCAATATGTGCGAGTCAAATGGTTGGGAACTCGCTAATATTTACTCTGAAAACCACTACAATCTTGTGATTGAATATCTTCGCCAAAAATCACGAGATATTTTCATTTGGCTTGGGATGTCGCACGATCCAAAT ACAGGAAACACCTTTCTTTCGAATGGGAACCCTGCACCCTATACGATGTGGCACCGCGGTTATCCGATAAATCTTAATGGTCAAGATTTGATTGGTTTAGTTGTAAACATGAACCCTAAAACAGACCGACAAGGGTTGCACACTGCAGATCATGGATGGCACCGCTTAGGGGCCCTTTGTGAATATTAA
- the LOC144422870 gene encoding uncharacterized protein LOC144422870 isoform X2, with translation MRASLIFKITLCALAISLSCGLGNQQQVCQRICALFLTPDSPVTSHGNQTTQGRPGKRGAQGFKGDKGDIGPKGTVDYERVDDIIEAKISAATESMNTRIDKMSEMMDQMNRTISMLVKRNSDATNMCESNGWELANIYSENHYNLVIEYLRQKSRDIFIWLGMSHDPNTGNTFLSNGNPAPYTMWHRGYPINLNGQDLIGLVVNMNPKTDRQGLHTADHGWHRLGALCEY, from the exons ATGAGAGCCAGTCTTATATTCAAGATCACGTTATGCGCACTTGCAATCAGTCTATCATGTGGACTCGGCAATCAGCAACAAGTGTGCCAGCGAATATGTGCATTGTTCCTGACGCCAGATAGTCCTGTGACGTCACATGGGAACCAAACTACACAAGGCAGACCCGGTAAACGCGGCGCCCAAGGGTTCAAAGGTGATAAGGGGGATATTGGACCAAAAGGAACCGTTGATTACGAGAGGGTTGATGACATTATTGAAGCAAAAATTTCAGCAG CTACCGAATCTATGAATACCAGAATTGACAAAATGTCGGAAATGATGGATCAAATGAACAGAACTATCAGCATGTTGGTGAAACGAAATTCAG ATGCTACCAATATGTGCGAGTCAAATGGTTGGGAACTCGCTAATATTTACTCTGAAAACCACTACAATCTTGTGATTGAATATCTTCGCCAAAAATCACGAGATATTTTCATTTGGCTTGGGATGTCGCACGATCCAAAT ACAGGAAACACCTTTCTTTCGAATGGGAACCCTGCACCCTATACGATGTGGCACCGCGGTTATCCGATAAATCTTAATGGTCAAGATTTGATTGGTTTAGTTGTAAACATGAACCCTAAAACAGACCGACAAGGGTTGCACACTGCAGATCATGGATGGCACCGCTTAGGGGCCCTTTGTGAATATTAA